The sequence GTGGATGGACGAGCAATCGGCTCCATCGGCGAGGTCCAGCGTTATGCTGCAGCTCATGCCGACAAACCCATCACGCTCTCGGTGGAACGCAAGGGCCAGACACGCGAAGTGGCCGTGACGCCGAAAAAGTCGGAGGAGACCGATGTCTTCGGCGCTCGGACGGAGATTGCCACGATCGGGATCGGCGACGGACAGAAGCCGATCAGGCTGCGTTACGAGGCTTATGGGCCGCTGCGGGCGCTTTCCGAAGGGGTGAAACAGACCGGCAGCATCGTTTCCGGCACCTTTGAATATCTCGGCAACGTCATCGGCGGATACATGAAGGCCGATCAGCTCGGAGGACCTATTCGGGTTGCGCAACTTTCGGGGCAGATGGCAACCCTGGGTTTTGCTGCGGTGCTCCAATTCGCCGCCATACTTTCTGTTTCAATAGGGTTATTAAATTTGATGCCGGTCCCGGTACTTGATGGCGGCCATCTGATGTTCTATGCGATTGAAGCTGTAAGGGGAAAACCTCTGGGTGCACGGGCGCAGGATATCGCTTTCCGGATTGGATTTGCGATGGTGCTCTCGCTCATGGTGTTTGCGACCTGGAACGATATTAGTTCCAGAATAGGCTAGTGGGGCGACGAGAGGAAAATTACGATTTATTTACGATGTTTCAAAGCCGTAGTGGCGAATGGGCCACGCTTTGAAATGAAGTAAACAGAAATTAACGTGCTCCCTTGCTTGTATGTCAAAAGCGGGTAAAACGACACACGTGGCCGGAATCGGGTTCGCTCGAGGCTGGGGACGATTGAAAAAAGGTAAGAAGTGAAATGAAGGCTGGTTCAAAATTTTTGAACGCAGTGTCGGCGGTAGCGCTGTCTGCAGGTGTTGTTGCGTCGGGCGCTGGTGTGATCACCCTTGCCTCTGCTTCTGTCGCTGAAGCAGCTGTTATTCAGCGGGTCGACGTTCGCGGTGCTGGGCGCGTCGGCGAGACGGCCGTCCGGGATAATATCACGATCAAGCCCGGCAAGAGCTTCTCCGCCAGTGACATTGATGCTTCGGTGAAGCAGCTCTATGCCACCGGATATTTCTCCGATGTCCACATTACCGTTTCGGGTAGCACGCTGGTCGTATCGGTCAGCGAAAACAAGCTCATCAACGCTGTGGTCTTCAACGGCAACCGCAAGATCAAGGACGACAAGCTTCAGGGCGTCGTGCAGACGCACGCTGCAGGCCCGTATAACGAGGCGACCGTTCAGGCTGACGTCAAGACCATCAAGGATGCCTATGCATCCATCGGTCGTAACGATGTGCAGGTGACGACGCAGACCGCCGAGGTCGCGCCGGGCCGTCTGAACGTGGCCTTCGTCATCAACGAAGGCGAGCGTACCAAGATCGACAAGATCAATTTCTCGGGCAACCAGGCCTATGGCAGCGGTCGCCTTGCTTCGGTCATCGGCACGAAGAAGAGCAACTTCCTATCGTTCCTGACGCGTAAGGACGTCTACAGCCCCGAGCGCCTGCAGGGCGATCAGGATCAGCTGCGTCAGTTCTACTACAATCACGGTTATGCCGACTTCCGCGTCGTCAGTGCCGATGCGACGCTGAATGAGCAGAACAACGAATACACGCTGAACTTCAACGTCGATGAAGGTCCGCGCTACACCTACGCCGACATCAACGTCGTCTCGACCGTCGAGGGCATAAATGCCGACGAGTTGAAGGGCCTTGTCATCACCCACAAGGGCGATGTCTACAGCGCCAAGGATATTCAGACTTCGATCGAGAACATTTCCAAGCGCGTCGCGGCTGCCGGCTATCCGTTCGCCCGCATTACTCCGCGCGGCAACCGTGATCTGTCTGGTCATACCATCGGCATCGAATATCTCGTCGACCAGGGCGAGCGCGCCTATGTCGAGCGTATCGAAATCCGCGGCAATACCCGCACGCGCGATTACGTCATCCGCCGCGAGTTCGACCTGAACGAAGGCGATGCTTTCAACCAGGAAATGATCACGCGCGCCAAGCGTCGTCTTGATGCGCTCGGCTACTTTACCAAGGTCGATATCTCGACGGCTCAGGGCAGCGCTCCGGACCGCGTGGTCGTTATCGTCAATGTCGAAGATCAGCCGACCGGCTCCTTCGGTATCGGCGCCGGTTACGCTGTCGGCAACAATGGCGGCCTGCTTCTCGAAGCCTCGGTCGAAGAAAAGAACTTCCTCGGTCGCGGTCAGTACATCCGTCTCGCCGCAGGTGCCGGCACGGAAGGCAATCGTACCTACAACATCTCGTTCACCGAGCCTTATTTCCTCGGTTATCG comes from Rhizobium tropici CIAT 899 and encodes:
- the bamA gene encoding outer membrane protein assembly factor BamA encodes the protein MKAGSKFLNAVSAVALSAGVVASGAGVITLASASVAEAAVIQRVDVRGAGRVGETAVRDNITIKPGKSFSASDIDASVKQLYATGYFSDVHITVSGSTLVVSVSENKLINAVVFNGNRKIKDDKLQGVVQTHAAGPYNEATVQADVKTIKDAYASIGRNDVQVTTQTAEVAPGRLNVAFVINEGERTKIDKINFSGNQAYGSGRLASVIGTKKSNFLSFLTRKDVYSPERLQGDQDQLRQFYYNHGYADFRVVSADATLNEQNNEYTLNFNVDEGPRYTYADINVVSTVEGINADELKGLVITHKGDVYSAKDIQTSIENISKRVAAAGYPFARITPRGNRDLSGHTIGIEYLVDQGERAYVERIEIRGNTRTRDYVIRREFDLNEGDAFNQEMITRAKRRLDALGYFTKVDISTAQGSAPDRVVVIVNVEDQPTGSFGIGAGYAVGNNGGLLLEASVEEKNFLGRGQYIRLAAGAGTEGNRTYNISFTEPYFLGYRLAAGFDIFKNQTSSDDYYDYSEEGFSLRVTAPITENLATTLRYNYKRLTYDGTNDWQNNLSAPYLNLVENGPWVQSTVSQTFTYNTLDDQNLPREGIIAKFTHEFAGLGGDSDFYKLSGKARYYQMISDEADIIGSLTVGAGYVMPTNGKLNVFDQFTLGGREIRGFENAGIGPRSSHGDPLGGTTYFTASAEASMPMPGVPQDIGLRIAAFADAGTLYGNKANLFGDTLHNDNSIRASLGAGLIWSSPFGVIRVDYAVPVLKEDYDKTENFRFGIANQF